AGCCCGAAAATGATAAACTTGAAACTGATTATTTTGCCAAAACCACACTTCCCGCACTCCCAATCTTTGATAAACGTCTAAACGATTAATTCCACCACTGGTAATGATAACTTCTATGGCTAAATCAGGAATTTCTTTATTAGTTCCAATACAATAACTTTCATCCGGTTCAGTTCCCCCCCGTTGTTCTGGGTTTCGTAAGGTCATCGAACCTGTGGGATAATATTCTGTATTTGTTTCTAAAAAATAAATCAGTAATAAATCCCCAATTCGGGTTTTAATACTTTCATGATTGCGACTGGGGGACATAACTTCTAAAATACCATCTAAATAAGTTAAACGAAACTCTAAACTATCTTCTAATTGAGTTAATAATGTTTCATAATATTGCCAAGTCACCTTATCCGTAATGTAGCGAACCTCTGAACCTTGTAAGTTTTCTTCGGAATTAAGTAATGTTTCCAGTTTACTAGCTAACATCATTGAATCTCCTGTTTAATACAATTATATCCTATTTTTACCCATCCAAACTCATCTAATTTTTAACTTAACTTAATTTTAAAACATCCGTAAAGGTTGCACAATAGCCGGGTAAATCATAGACCCCAGGGTGAACTGGATTTTGATAAGTAAAATGACGATAATCGAGACAAAATCGATCCCAATCTGCCATTTGTATTTTAAATAGCCAGATAAAAAAGTTGGCTAAACTCGGAGATAAATTCAAACGGAAATAAATTCGTTTGTTATAATATTGACAAGCCGTTTCTACAGCTTGATTTAAGGTAATTTCTGGATTTCCTAAAACAAATTGTTCTGTTTCTGGGTAAATCGGAGGATGATTCACTAAATAATATACCACTGTTGCAATATCAGCAGCATGAATAAAATGGAAACTTGCATCCGCTTGAAACCAACGAATTAAATTAATCCATTTAACCACATCAGAAATACCTCCTGATAAATGGGAATAGGGTTTATTATCCTCTCCTCCTAATACTAACGTGGGAAATAATATCCTTAATGGAGGTAAACTAGAAGCTATTTTTAATAATTCCTGTAAACATTCATATTTTGTCCTAATATAATCGGTTCCAATTTCTCCCGCTTCAGGTAATAAAGTATTATTTTGATCTAAAATACTAGCCGTTGAAAAATATAGTATCTGCTCACAAATCTCAGGATTTAATAATTTAACTAATTCTAAATTAGCCTTAACATTAATCTCTAAAACCTCTTGATATCCTCCCCAAGCTGTAGCAATTAAAATCCCTATATTAATCGTAGATAATAAATCTTTAAATTGATTGATATCTCTTAAATTTCCTTGAAGAATATGAATATCGGGACGACTGTTATAATCAAACCCTAATTTATCAGGATTTCTCACTAATAAAAATAATTCATGTTCGGTGTTTTGAATTAATTTTTCTACAATATAATGACCAATACAACCACTCGCACCTGTAATAAAAATTCGTTTTTTCATAAAACGTAGTGATGATTTCAGTAATCAACGATTCTTTTCCCTTCGTTTGTCCTTTTTTTACGGGTAGGGGCGGGGTTTTCCCGCCCTTGATACGCGCAACCAATTTAGGCGTGAACGCTTAATAATTGATCCGCTTGTTTTGCCGTTTCAAAGAAATAGGCAACGTTTTTTTCAGGGGTATTTTGAAGGACACCATGCCCTAAATTGAGGATATGACCTTGATTTCCGGCTTTTTTAATGGTGTCTAAAATGCGATCACGAATCATCTCTTGTGACCCGAATAAAATACAAGGATCAAGATTTCCTTGAACCCCAATATTTTGACCCAAACGTTGACGCGCATCCGCCATATCAACCATCCAGTCAACACTGACAAAATCAAACCCGGTTTTAGCAATGCGTTCTAATAATCCCGAACTCCCACTAATATAAAGAATTAAAGGCGTATCAGGATGGGTTTGTTTGACTTGATCAACTACTCGTTTTTGATAAGGAAGGGCGAAAACTTCATAATCTTGGGGGCTTAATTGACCCGCCCAAGAATCAAACATTTGAATCACTTGTGCGCCGGAATCAATTTGATAACGCACATAAACAGCGATCGCATCTGCAACTTTTTCTAAGAATTTATGCAGAATTGCAGGTTCAGAAAATGCCATTTTTTTAATAATAGCATAATCTTTAGAACTTTTACCTTCAATCGCATAAGCCGCCAACGTCCAAGGAGCACCGACAAACCCTAAAACAGCAGCTTGATTTCCCACTTCCCGCCGTAAGGTTTGCAGAATTTCCCGAATAAAAGGTAAGCTTTCTTCCGGTTCAATGGGATGCAGTTTTTCAACTTGTTCTAAACTGCGAATGGGCGGATCAATAATTGGCCCTTTGCTTTCGATAATATCGAAATTAATGCCAATTCCAGGCAGAGGCGTTAGAATATCAGAAAATAAAATCACGCCATCCGGTTGAAAAGCACGGAAGGGTTGCAGGGAAATTTCAACGGCGATCTCCGTTTTTTCGGAGCGTTCACGGAAGGAAGGGTATTTTTCCCGTAGATCACGGTTAGAGTCGATTAGGAAGTTACCTTCTTAACCTCTCCTTCAGAACCGTGCATGAGACTTTCACCTCACACGGCTCCTTGATAATTCCACCTTTGTTATAGGTACGATTCAAAACGGTTTTATGATTGTGATTCTTGATTAAAGAACCATCATTAGCCGTTTTTGTGTCGTGACAATGTTTGTGTAAAAGTTGAAGGTTATCATAAGTGTCTTTTCCACCTAATGATTTGGGTTGAATATGATCAACTTCTACAATGTCTGTACTTGTGAAATACAAACCACAGTGAGAACAAATACCCTTTTGTTTCTTAATTAATTTTGAGACCCTTGTGGGTGTTTCTGGATATTCACCTCTTCGTTTACTCCAATAAGTCCAGTTTCCATCAAACGGACTAGCTTTACCCTTAACTTTAATATACCTGACGATTGGCGTACTGTTATGGGTCAGTAATTCTAATCCGTTTTCTGTACTGAAACACCAATTTCTGTCACCTACTGTTCTCCAGTATTTGTTTTTATTGATGCTCCCTTTTCCCCTCGTTCTTGCCCAGGCTCTCAATTTGTTATATATTAGTGAGTCAACCTTGTTAAAGGTTTCTTTACTAACAACTGTTGAGTAATAGTTTGACCATCCTCTAATAATCGGATTCAGCTTACTAATTAAAGCAGCTTGAGGTGCGGTTTTATGAGTATCTATTATCTCAGCTATTTTGACAAGATGAGTTTTGATTTGGGCTTTTGAGGGTGTGATTAGTGTTTTAAAACCTAGTTTGGAATATCCAATTGATGCAGCCCGGTAGTTGCCTACCTTATGCTGTTGTATATGGAATCCTAGAAACTCAAACCCAACATTTCCATCAATTTCATTGAGGGTATGGGTTAATTTTGTTTTACTGGGTTTTAATTCCAGTCCCATATCACTTAACCAGTCCGCGATTATTTCTTGACACTTTTTGATGACGTTTAAATCCTCATGGATTATCACAAAGTCATCTGCATATCGGATTAAACTCAAGGCTTGACGATTATTTCGTTTATTTCCTTTCAGAGTTTCTGCGTATTGCTTAACTCTTTCTTCCAGACCATGTAGGGCAATATTTGCAAGTAAAGGTGATATAACCCCTGCTTGTGGTGTACTCTCATGAGTAGGAAAAAGTTTTTTTCCGTCCATATACCCTGCCTTAAGCCATGTTTTAATTGTTCGGCTTAATGTAGGGTATGTG
The window above is part of the Planktothrix sp. FACHB-1365 genome. Proteins encoded here:
- a CDS encoding Uma2 family endonuclease, whose product is MLASKLETLLNSEENLQGSEVRYITDKVTWQYYETLLTQLEDSLEFRLTYLDGILEVMSPSRNHESIKTRIGDLLLIYFLETNTEYYPTGSMTLRNPEQRGGTEPDESYCIGTNKEIPDLAIEVIITSGGINRLDVYQRLGVREVWFWQNNQFQVYHFRAENIEQFQSTSGYELIKNSELLPSLNLTVLAEFVQHPNPLVAAKSFRQTLN
- a CDS encoding NAD(P)-dependent oxidoreductase — encoded protein: MKKRIFITGASGCIGHYIVEKLIQNTEHELFLLVRNPDKLGFDYNSRPDIHILQGNLRDINQFKDLLSTINIGILIATAWGGYQEVLEINVKANLELVKLLNPEICEQILYFSTASILDQNNTLLPEAGEIGTDYIRTKYECLQELLKIASSLPPLRILFPTLVLGGEDNKPYSHLSGGISDVVKWINLIRWFQADASFHFIHAADIATVVYYLVNHPPIYPETEQFVLGNPEITLNQAVETACQYYNKRIYFRLNLSPSLANFFIWLFKIQMADWDRFCLDYRHFTYQNPVHPGVYDLPGYCATFTDVLKLS
- the hemE gene encoding uroporphyrinogen decarboxylase; this translates as MDSNRDLREKYPSFRERSEKTEIAVEISLQPFRAFQPDGVILFSDILTPLPGIGINFDIIESKGPIIDPPIRSLEQVEKLHPIEPEESLPFIREILQTLRREVGNQAAVLGFVGAPWTLAAYAIEGKSSKDYAIIKKMAFSEPAILHKFLEKVADAIAVYVRYQIDSGAQVIQMFDSWAGQLSPQDYEVFALPYQKRVVDQVKQTHPDTPLILYISGSSGLLERIAKTGFDFVSVDWMVDMADARQRLGQNIGVQGNLDPCILFGSQEMIRDRILDTIKKAGNQGHILNLGHGVLQNTPEKNVAYFFETAKQADQLLSVHA
- the ltrA gene encoding group II intron reverse transcriptase/maturase — its product is MNISKTLNKNQTVEWKDINWRQLEKVTFKLQKRIFQASSRGDVKAVRKLQKTLINSWSAKCIAVRRVTQDNQGKNTAGVDGIKSLTPKQRMNLVGRLKLTGKVKPTRRDVPWRVCTNIPKPGTTETRPLGIPTIDDRALQALVKLALEPEWEAKFEPNSYGFRPGRSCHDAIQAIFDSIKQKAKYVLDADISKCFDRINHKALISKIHTYPTLSRTIKTWLKAGYMDGKKLFPTHESTPQAGVISPLLANIALHGLEERVKQYAETLKGNKRNNRQALSLIRYADDFVIIHEDLNVIKKCQEIIADWLSDMGLELKPSKTKLTHTLNEIDGNVGFEFLGFHIQQHKVGNYRAASIGYSKLGFKTLITPSKAQIKTHLVKIAEIIDTHKTAPQAALISKLNPIIRGWSNYYSTVVSKETFNKVDSLIYNKLRAWARTRGKGSINKNKYWRTVGDRNWCFSTENGLELLTHNSTPIVRYIKVKGKASPFDGNWTYWSKRRGEYPETPTRVSKLIKKQKGICSHCGLYFTSTDIVEVDHIQPKSLGGKDTYDNLQLLHKHCHDTKTANDGSLIKNHNHKTVLNRTYNKGGIIKEPCEVKVSCTVLKERLRR